The following proteins come from a genomic window of Dysidea avara chromosome 12, odDysAvar1.4, whole genome shotgun sequence:
- the LOC136239755 gene encoding uncharacterized protein codes for MYSTTVMLLILLLALIEVSSSQALQVIQVDPVTGVNNETCWSGSVPCGSLNYALGGVTNNNTRLQLASGSFNLSTHNTTLIGLSSITIEGSGVLQTIVTCNYGDAGLYFVEVDHLTVANLTISNCGMLQNSTTWNISSPDKYRSAVTMYNSSNVVVYSVTFRHNNGIGLSIVNTGGVVTISNSVFDNNYVSGNGEHPGGGGLYVEFPFCLPDNFPNAVLSSNSRNSHSQYTIDTCYFTNNIARKVVVKDNSNISLFPCAKETFGRGGGMSIFIRGYATNNTITITNTVFTFNVAEWGAGLLIEFNHYSNKNTVVVNGGSSFTDNHCVDSSNHSDSGGGGGVQIVYSSYENTNSPGSNEVSFSQCDFTGNTAYWGGGLSYLIVKEQQQLATNILYFDNCNWQNNVARFGAAVDLSLYQSLASGVVLPVVFENCSFVGNSLSSPRGQFQFQGIGTLYTNSIVVIMRGSVLFNANDGSALVVSAAGVNITENCVLSFTNNKAQRGAAVSLLASSWINVRDNTSVTFTDNKADEMGGAIYAELINEHNVVATWNCFFQYFNATIEPDMWNTKIRFQQNIAQHGGHSIYATTLRSCLWGKSYTHVTQDDIKNTFHWKSFEFDGMSGTKSFTREMEVATAANFLSTNETELKISPGQAYRLPFNQSDDEGQKAKAIFFIQSNDEDKGKVGNRSVYVYSDIMQVYGKPESTFNITVTSLGAISSTVTLEITLNFCPPGYISYDDGHGTTSCKCATEKSGGYPGISGCDDEIYQANITRYYWGGVHPSTNEFVTSLCPQGFCNFAKSHYEMLLPNNRTQLDEFQCQPQHRTGTICGECMDGYSMSSGSNCIRCDHGTAKGILFFLLYECLPTLVFVSIILFFNVNITSGHWNSLIFYFQILETLNLYALRTNDEFSKPIQILIKIHTTLFGIWNLDFFPYFRPDICYIKGMKNVFEMFALKYFTVLFALGLIVLVAVFKNFRCFNCICCYRETHETMAQPGKFDYFKHKCASIATKWNKLFGKTSLIHGLAAFIVLSYTKVALLSMYFFIPGQIYRHGSEVIETRLHHVGTITYFSQEHLVYAVPAFVLITISAMLPGYLILKPLVRNKCDNMRLCQNCYKMICCCVRQDKLDQLLEEFYGSFKKDCRFYAGFFFVYRLALYVTLTFTPTLQIQYAVQQCLLGGFLFLHSLFQPYSEKYRFSNKLDALIFMNLIVINALSVYNLYSVFDVQSESQAVIAIQMVLVYLPLAYVLFRFVWWLKKTCAKIFDGDDGERIHLLEHSIIVDPEGDRERIGLELQDSTNLTNTYVVVRNDDAPL; via the exons ATGTACAGCACTACAG TGATGCTGCTCATCCTGTTACTGGCACTGATTGAAGTGTCATCAAGTCAAGCACTTCAGGTCATACAGGTTGATCCAGTGACTGGTGTTAACAATGAAACCTGTTGGTCAGGATCTGTGCCTTGTGGTAGTCTCAACTATGCACTAGGAGGTGTGACTAATAACAATACCAGACTACAACTAGCTAGTGGGTCATTTAACCTGTCAACCCACAACACTACGCTGATAGGTCTGTCATCTATCACTATTGAAGGATCTGGAGTTTTACAGACAATTGTGACGTGTAACTACGGTGATGCTGGATTATATTTTGTTGAAGTAGATCACCTGACAGTAGCTAATTTAACAATATCAAATTGTGGTATGTTACAGAACAGCACCACATGGAATATCTCATCACCAGATAAATATCGTTCTGCTGTTACTATGTATAACTCTAGCAACGTTGTAGTATATTCTGTTACATTCCGTCACAATAATGGAATTGGTCTCTCCATTGTTAACACTGGTGGGGTAGTCACCATTAGTAACAGTGTAtttgataataattatgtgagtgGTAATGGGGAACACCCTGGAGGAGGTGGGCTGTACGTAGAATTTCCATTTTGCCTTCCTGACAACTTCCCTAATGCTGTACTATCAAGTAATAGTAGAAACAGTCACTCTCAATATACTATAGATACTTGCTACTTTACAAACAACATTGCAAGGAAGGTGGTAGTCAAAGACAACTCTAATATTAGTTTGTTTCCATGTGCAAAAGAAACATTTGGTCGTGGTGGAGGAATGTCCATATTCATCAGAGGTTATGCCACTAACAATACCATCACTATTACTAACACTGTCTTCActtttaatgtagctgaatggGGTGCTGGTCTTCTAATAGAGTTCAACCATTATTCTAATAAGAACACAGTGGTTGTAAATGGAGGGTCCTCGTTTACTGACAATCACTGTGTTGACAGTAGTAACCATAGTGATAGTGGAGGAGGAGGTGGAGTACAGATAGTGTACAGCTCATATGAGAACACTAATTCACCAGGTAGCAATGAAGTGTCCTTTTCTCAGTGTGACTTTACAGGCAACACAGCTTATTGGGGTGGAGGATTATCTTATCTCATTGTTAAAGAACAACAACAGCTTGCAACCAACATCCTGTATTTTGATAACTGTAATTGGCAAAATAATGTGGCTAGGTTTGGAGCAGCAGTAGATTTATCTCTTTACCAGTCATTAGCTAGTGGAGTAGTCCTGCCAGTTGTGTTTGAAAACTGTTCATTTGTGGGGAACAGTCTATCTAGTCCACGGGGACAGTTTCAGTTTCAGGGTATTGGTACTTTGTATACTAATTCTATTGTAGTGATAATGAGGGGCTCTGTATTGTTCAATGCAAATGATGGGTCTGCTTTAGTTGTTTCTGCTGCTGGTGTCAATATTACTGAAAATTGTGTGTTATCGTTTACTAATAACAAAGCTCAAAGAGGAGCTGCTGTTTCTTTATTGGCATCATCTTGGATTAATGTCAGAGACAACACATCTGTAACTTTCACTGACAACAAAGCTGATGAAATGGGTGGAGCAATATATGCTGAATTGATCAATGAGCATAATGTTGTTGCCACTTGGAATTGTttttttcaatattttaatgctaCAATTGAACCAGACATGTGGAATACTAAAATTCGATTTCAACAAAACATTGCTCAGCATGGAGGTCATTCTATCTATGCTACAACATTACGATCTTGTTTATGGGGAAAGAGTTACACTCATGTAACCCAAGATGACATTAAAAATACTTTTCATTGGAAATCATTTGAGTTTGATGGCATGTCTGGAACAAAGTCTTTTACCAGGGAAATGGAAGTTGCAACTGCTGCTAATTTTCTTAGTACAAATGAAACCGAACTAAAAATATCTCCTGGGCAGGCATACCGTTTACCGTTCAATCAGTCAGATGATGAAGGACAAAAGGCTAAGGCAATTTTCTTTATCCAGTCCAATGATGAAGATAAGGGTAAAGTTGGTAACCGAtcagtgtatgtgtacagtGATATTATGCAAGTATACGGAAAGCCGGAGTCAACATTTAACATAACAGTAACCAGTTTAGGGGCAATATCATCTACTGTAACTCTTGAAATAACTCTTAATTTTTGCCCACCCGGCTATATTTCTTATGATGATGGACATGGGACAACATCTTGCAAGTGTGCAACTGAAAAATCTGGTGGTTATCCAGGAATATCAGGGTGTGATGATGAAATATATCAAGCAAATATTACACGCTATTATTGGGGAGGAGTCCATCCATCCACTAATGAGTTTGTAACTTCTCTCTGTCCTCAAGGCTTTTGTAACTTTGCTAAGTCACACTATGAAATGTTATTACCTAACAACAGGACTCAGTTAGATGAGTTCCAATGTCAACCACAGCATCGTACTGGAACAATCTGTGGTGAATGTATGGATGGGTACAGTATGTCAAGTGGGTCAAATTGTATCAGGTGTGATCATGGAACAGCAAAGGGAATTTTGTTCTTTCTATTGTACGAGTGTCTACCAACTCTCGTGTTTGTCTCTATCATCTTATTCTTTAATGTCAACATTACTTCAGGACATTGGAATTCTCTAATATTTTATTTTCAAATATTAGAGACCTTGAACTTGTATGCATTACGAACAAATGATGAATTTTCTAAACCAATTCAAATTTTGATTAAGATTCACACTACCTTATTTGGGATATGGAACCTTGATTTCTTTCCCTATTTTAGGCCGGACATTTGTTACATCAAAGGAATGAAGAATGTATTTGAAATGTTTGCACTGAAGTATTTTACAGTTTTGTTTGCTTTGGGCTTAATAGTACTGGTGGCTGTGTTCAAAAACTTCAGGTGTTTTAATTGCATCTGCTGTTACCGTGAAACACATGAAACTATGGCACAGCCTGGCAAATTTGATTACTTTAAACACAAATGTGCTTCAATTGCAACCAAGTGGAACAAATTGTTTGGTAAAACTTCACTGATTCATGGATTAGCTGCCTTCATTGTACTGTCGTACACTAAGGTTGCTCTGCTTTCAATGTACTTTTTTATCCCTGGACAAATTTATAGACATGGCTCTGAAGTAATTGAAACAAGACTACATCATGTTGGAACAATAACATATTTTAGTCAAGAACATCTGGTTTATGCAGTCCCTGCTTTTGTGCTTATAACCATTTCTGCGATGCTTCCAGGCTATTTGATATTGAAACCTCTTGTGCGTAACAAGTGTGATAATATGAGATTGTGCCAAAACTGCTACAAGATGATTTGCTGTTGTGTTAGGCAAGACAAACTTGATCAGTTGCTGGAAGAATTTTATGGATCTTTCAAGAAAGATTGTCGTTTTTATGCTGGATTCTTTTTCGTGTACCGCTTGGCACTGTATGTAACATTAACCTTCACTCCAACCTTACAGATACAGTATGCTGTTCAACAGTGTCTTCTGGGAGGCTTCTTGTTTCTGCACTCTTTATTTCAGCCGTACAGTGAGAAATATCGATTTTCCAACAAACTGGATGCTCTCATCTTTATGAACCTGATTGTCATTAATGCTCTCAGTGTGTACAACTTGTACAGTGTCTTTGATGTTCAAAGTGAATCACAGGCAGTTATTGCAATCCAGATGGTGCTGGTGTACCTTCCCTTGGCATATGTGCTGTTCCGTTTTGTATGGTGGTTGAAGAAGACCTGTGCTAAGATCTTTGATGGAGATGACGGAGAACGGATTCATTTGTTGGAACACAGCATCATAGTAGACCCTGAGGGTGACAGAGAGAGAATTGGTCTTGAGTTGCAAGATTCTACGAATTTGACAAACACTTATGTTGTAGTGAGAAATGATGATGCACCACTGTAG
- the LOC136241261 gene encoding uncharacterized protein gives MGRIFCNRPKQLKPRWKSELKTATSSEHSTKAYADDATLISTSKEVHTKVLTEIDSKAGDVGLKLKPSKCVSLLFDGTKFCSCGITLSGGTTKTILDGPTKFLGKLIGVSAHATKSASGKAMFARFSDLIQKVDSLPLRPEYQVWIYRNYVLSIIRFHLTVDSVGPSTINKMENLATKYLKRWLCLPRSATRVILNYPGVCCPSVRSISKQCKLSLLANISSSSDPMIKELALQVDLSSNFLQINSSHQELLNEARAQLDSIPTARKLYTASKHLAISRELTLCKEKLDTLSVQCKFESSAVLEADSKLWNRLLLGFHPGQLSFVLRASSDTLPTPLNLRRWHIQTGATCSLCLSPRPTCHHVLNGCPVALQQGRFTFRHDAVLLCLMSELQACLDNVEIFADLDGKRASDSPPATIPPAVLVCSHRPDIVIYNAEMKSVVLLELTCPFNSRADLSAARERKQEKPEYLQIIAELDRLGFRQ, from the exons atgggtagaatattttgtaaca GACCTAAACAGTTGAAGCCTCGATGGAAATCAGAGCTTAAGACCGCTACATCTTCAGAACATTCTACCAAGGCATATGCCGATGATGCGACTTTAATCTCTACATCTAAAGAAGTTCACACTAAAGTGCTAACTGAAATAGACTCGAAAGCTGGTGATGTTGGCTTAAAACTGAAGCCATCTAAATGTGTTTCCTTATTGTTTGATGGCACAAAATTTTGTTCTTGTGGAATAACTCTATCTGGTGGTACTACCAAAACTATCTTAGATGGCCCGACCAAATTTTTGGGGAAGTTGATTGGAGTTTCTGCTCATGCTACCAAAAGTGCTTCTGGCAAAGCTATGTTTGCTAGGTTCTCTGACCTTATACAGAAAGTTGATAGTTTGCCATTAAGACCTGAGTACCAAGTATGGATTTATAGGAATTATGTTCTCTCAATCATCAGATTCCATCTCACTGTTGATAGTGTTGGACCATCCACTATCAataaaatggaaaatctagctACTAAATACCTGAAACGTTGGCTCTGTTTACCTCGCAGTGCCACTCGTGTGATCTTGAACTATCCAGGTGTTTGCTGTCCTAGTGTGCGTTCAATTTCAAAGCAGTGTAAACTTAGTTTACTTGCCAACATCTCCTCCTCATCAGATCCGATGATTAAGGAGTTGGCCTTACAAGTGGATCTTTCCTCCAATTTCCTCCAGATTAACAGTTCTCATCAGGAGTTACTCAATGAAGCCAGAGCTCAACTGGACTCTATTCCTACGGCTCGCAAGCTCTACACAGCTAGCAAACACCTTGCCATTTCTAGAGAATTGACACTATGCAAAGAGAAGCTGGACACTCTCTCTGTTCAATGTAAATTTGAATCAAGTGCTGTTCTGGAAGCTGACTCTAAGCTGTGGAATCGACTCCTGTTGGGTTTTCATCCAGGCCAGCTTTCGTTTGTGCTGCGAGCTTCATCAGATACATTACCAACTCCGTTAAATTTACGTCGCTGGCATATACAAACTGGTGCAACTTGTTCACTTTGTTTGTCACCTCGTCCAACTTGTCACCATGTGCTAAATGGGTGTCCTGTGGCTTTGCAGCAAGGCAGGTTTACTTTTCGTCATGATGCTGTTTTATTATGTTTGATGTCTGAGTTGCAAGCTtgtttggataatgtagaaatatTTGCTGATTTGGATGGCAAACGTGCGTCTGACTCTCCTCCTGCCACCATTCCCCCTGCTGTACTAGTGTGTTCTCACCGAcctgacattgttatatataatgcagaaATGAAATCTGTTGTACTTCTGGAACTTACCTGCCCATTTAATTCTCGTGCTGACCTTTCTGCTGCACGAGAACGTAAGCAGGAGAAGCCAGAATATCTGCAAATTATTGCTGAGCTTGACCGCTTGGGTTTT AGACAGTAA
- the LOC136241256 gene encoding uncharacterized protein: MMLFILLLALIEVSSSQAVQVIQVDPVNGVYNITCWTGSVPCGSLNYALGGVANNNNTRLQLASGSFNLSTHNTTLIGLSSITIEGSGVLETIVTCNYSDAGLYFVEVDHLTIANLTISNCGMLQNSTTWNISSPAKYRSAVTVYNTSNIVVHSVTFYHNNGIGLSIVNTGGVVTISNSAFDSNYMSGDGEYPGGGGLYIEFPFCLPDNFPNAVLSSNSRNSHSQYIIDSCYFTNNIARKVIVKDNSNISLFPCAKETFGRGGGMSIFIRGYATNNTITITNTVFTFNVAEWGAGLLIEFNHYSNENTVVVNGQSQFTENHCVDSSNHSDSGGGGGVQIVYSSYENTNSPGSNEVSFSQCNFTGNTAYWGGGLSYLIVKEQQQLATNILYFDNCDWQNNVARFGAAVDLSLYQSLTIVCSRCGVVLPVVFEDCSIVKNSLSRPVGQFEFQGIGILYASSIAVRLKGSVLFKANNGSALVVSAAGITIDDNCNVTFTNNKGRRGAAVSVLASSWINVRDNTVVTFTGNKADEMGGAIYAELINEHNVIATWNCFFQYLNATIEPDTWNTKIRFQQNIAQHGGHSIFATTLKSCLWGKNYIHVTQNDVKDAFHWKSFEFDGVSGTKPFTREMEVATAANFLTTNKTELKISPGQAYRLPFFQSDDEGQKAKAIFFIQSNDEETGKVGNRSVYVYSDIMQLYGMPESTFNITVTSSGPIASTVTLNVTFDYCPPGYITFNDEEQNATSCKCATEESGGYPGISGCDDEIYQANITRYHWGGIHKATQEFVTAVCPQGSCTFPKSKYKTLLPNNRTQLDKFQCQPQHRTGTICGECMDGYSMSSGSNCIRCDHGTVKGILFFLLYECLPTLVFVSIILFFNVNITSGHWNSLIFYFQILETLNLYALRTNDEFPKPIQILIKIHTTLFGIWNLDFFQTFLPEQCYIKGLKNIFGLYLLKYVTVLFALGLIAVLAIIKNCTCFNFTCFCTTLGLHQQRINQETSPLLGGDVDQSGVCNWFRRKCRSSNVSIIHGLATIIVLSYTKVALISMKFIIPSSLYGYGSHIVEIRVHHVGNMKYFHGDHLWYAIPSFFLVVTSVIFPLYLTIKPLWGKLFPDDGSGECCKKCHDRLCCCIGQDKIDQLLLEFYGPFKDNCRFYAGLFFLYRLALYITFAFTPSLTLQYSVQQGLLGIFLFLHSVFQPYGNMFASANILDSLIFLNLILINAVSVYNFYSLIDIQGESQFAVGIQLLLIYLPLIYVLLHFIWWLKKTFSGDSKDSGHQRNEGQQNEAEVQESVDLEEDRERDRQQYLDSINMLNDYYVVNPDQD; encoded by the exons TGATGCTGTTCATCCTGTTACTGGCACTGATTGAGGTGTCATCAAGTCAAGCAGTTCAGGTCATACAAGTTGATCCAGTGAATGGTGTTTACAATATAACCTGTTGGACAGGATCTGTGCCTTGTGGTAGTCTCAACTATGCACTAGGAGGTGTGGCTAACAATAATAACACTAGACTACAACTTGCTAGTGGGTCATTTAACCTGTCAACCCATAACACTACACTGATAGGTCTGTCATCTATCACTATTGAAGGATCTGGAGTTTTAGAAACAATTGTGACATGTAACTACAGTGATGCTGGATTATATTTTGTTGAAGTAGATCACCTGACGATAGCTAATTTAACAATATCAAATTGTGGTATGTTACAGAATAGCACCACTTGGAATATTTCATCACCAGCTAAATACCGCTCTGCAGTTACTGTGTATAACACCAGCAATATTGTAGTACATTCTGTTACATTTTATCACAATAATGGAATTGGTCTCTCCATTGTTAACACTGGTGGGGTAGTCACCATCAGTAATAGTGCATTTGATAGTAATTACATGAGTGGTGATGGAGAATACCCTGGAGGTGGTGGACTTTATATAGAATTCCCATTTTGCCTTCCTGACAATTTCCCTAATGCTGTATTATCAAGTAATAGTAGAAACAGTCACTCTCAATATATTATAGATTCTTGCTACTTTACAAACAACATTGCAAGGAAGGTGATAGTCAAAGACAACTCTAACATTAGTTTGTTTCCATGTGCAAAGGAAACATTTGGTCGTGGTGGAGGAATGTCCATATTCATCAGAGGTTATGCCACTAACAATACCATCACTATTACTAACACTGTCTTCActtttaatgtagctgaatggGGTGCTGGTCTTCTAATAGAGTTCAACCATTATTCTAATGAGAACACAGTGGTTGTAAACGGACAGTCCCAGTTTACTGAAAATCACTGTGTTGACAGTAGTAACCATAGTGATAGTGGGGGAGGAGGTGGAGTACAGATAGTGTACAGCTCATATGAGAACACAAATTCACCAGGTAGCAATGAAGTGTCCTTTTCGCAGTGTAACTTTACAGGCAACACAGCTTATTGGGGTGGAGGATTATCTTATCTCATCGTTAAAGAACAACAGCAGCTTGCAACTAACATCCTGTATTTTGATAACTGTGATTGGCAAAATAATGTGGCTAGGTTTGGAGCAGCAGTAGATTTATCTCTTTACCAGTCattaactatagtatgttcacgttg tggaGTAGTTCTGCCAGTTGTGTTTGAAGACTGTTCAATTGTCAAGAATAGTCTATCTAGGCCAGTGGGACAATTTGAGTTTCAGGGTATAGGTATTCTGTATGCTAGTTCCATTGCAGTTAGACTAAAAGGCTCTGTATTATTTAAAGCAAACAATGGGTCTGCTTTAGTTGTTTCTGCTGCTGGTATTACCATAGATGATAACTGTAATGTAACATTTACCAACAACAAAGGCCGGAGAGGAGCTGCAGTTTCTGTACTGGCATCATCTTGGATTAATGTCAGAGATAACACTGTTGTAACTTTCACTGGCAACAAAGCTGATGAAATGGGTGGAGCAATATATGCTGAATTGATCAATGAACATAATGTGATTGCCACTTGGAATTGTTTTTTTCAGTATTTAAATGCTACAATTGAACCAGACACGTGGAATACTAAAATTCGATTTCAACAAAACATTGCTCAGCATGGAGGTCATTCTATCTTTGCTACAACACTGAAGTCTTGTTTATGGGGTAAGAATTATATTCATGTAACCCAAAATGATGTTAAAGATGCTTTTCATTGGAAATCATTTGAGTTTGATGGTGTGTCTGGAACAAAGCCTTTTACAAGAGAAATGGAAGTTGCAACTGCTGCTAATTTTCTTACCACAAATAAAACCGAACTAAAAATATCTCCTGGGCAGGCATACCGTTTACCGTTCTTTCAATCAGACGATGAAGGACAAAAGGCTAAGGCAATTTTCTTTATCCAGTCCAATGATGAAGAAACAGGTAAAGTTGGTAACCGAtcagtgtatgtgtacagtGATATTATGCAACTGTATGGAATGCCGGAGTCAACATTTAACATCACTGTAACCAGTTCAGGCCCCATTGCATCTACTGTTACACTTAATGTAACTTTTGATTATTGCCCACCCGGTTACATTACTTTCAATGATGAGGAACAGAATGCAACATCATGCAAGTGTGCAACTGAAGAGTCTGGTGGTTATCCAGGAATATCAGGGTGTGATGATGAAATATATCAAGCAAACATTACACGGTACCATTGGGGAGGAATCCACAAAGCTACTCAGGAATTTGTAACTGCTGTGTGTCCTCAAGGTTCCTGCACTTTCCCAAAGTCCAAGTATAAAACTTTATTGCCTAACAACAGGACTCAGTTAGACAAGTTCCAATGTCAACCACAACATCGTACTGGAACAATCTGTGGTGAATGTATGGATGGGTACAGTATGTCAAGTGGATCAAATTGTATTAGGTGTGATCATGGAACAGTAAAAGGAATTTTGTTCTTTCTGTTGTACGAGTGTCTACCAACTCTCGTGTTTGTCTCTATCATCTTGTTCTTCAATGTCAACATTACTTCAGGACATTGGAATTCTCTGATATTTTATTTTCAAATATTGGAGACTTTAAACTTGTATGCATTACGAACCAATGATGAGTTTCCTAAACCAATTCAAATTCTAATCAAGATTCATACTACCTTATTTGGAATATGGAACCTTGATTTCTTCCAGACTTTCTTACCCGAGCAGTGCTACATCAAAGGACTAAAGAATATATTTGGGCTTTATTTACTTAAGTATGTTACTGTCCTATTTGCTTTAGGTTTAATTGCTGTGTTGGCCATAATAAAGAACTGCACTTGTTTCAACTTCACATGCTTTTGCACTACCCTAGGCTTACATCAACAACGGATAAACCAAGAAACTTCACCATTGCTTGGAGGTGATGTTGATCAAAGTGGAGTATGCAATTGGTTTAGGAGAAAATGCAGAAGCTCAAATGTTTCTATCATTCATGGACTGGCAACTATAATTGTTCTGTCCTACACAAAAGTAGCATTGATTTCAATGAAGTTTATTATTCCAAGTTCACTTTATGGATATGGATCTCATATAGTTGAAATTAGGGTTCACCATGTTGGAAATATGAAATATTTTCATGGTGATCACCTTTGGTATGCCATTCCATCATTCTTTCTGGTAGTGACCTCTGTAATATTTCCATTATATTTAACAATCAAACCTCTCTGGGGTAAACTGTTCCCTGATGATGGGAGTGGAGAATGCTGCAAGAAATGTCATGACAGGTTGTGTTGTTGCATCGGACAAGATAAAATTGATCAACTGTTGCTAGAATTTTATGGACCATTTAAAGATAACTGTCGCTTTTATGCTGGATTGTTTTTCTTGTATCGCTTAGCTCTCTACATTACATTTGCCTTTACTCCATCACTGACTCTTCAGTACTCAGTTCAGCAAGGTCTTCTAGGAATTTTCTTATTTCTTCATTCTGTTTTTCAACCATATGGCAATATGTTTGCATCAGCCAATATACTGGATTCTCTAATTTTTTTGAACTTGATTCTCATCAATGCAGTTAGTGTGTATAACTTTTACAGTTTAATTGACATTCAGGGTGAGTCTCAGTTTGCAGTTGGAATACAGTTATTGTTGATCTACTTGCCACTAATCTATGTATTACTTCACTTTATTTGGTGGTTGAAGAAAACTTTTTCTGGTGATTCTAAGGACAGTGGTCATCAGCGAAATGAGGGTCAACAAAATGAAGCAGAAGTTCAAGAATCAGTAGATCTTGAAGAAGACCGAGAGAGAGACAGACAACAATATCTTGATTCCATAAATATGCTAAATGACTATTATGTGGTGAATCCTGATCAAGATTAA